A portion of the Candidatus Bathyarchaeia archaeon genome contains these proteins:
- a CDS encoding amidohydrolase, producing MDLLIYGCYVLPMSSRVVIEDGAIAVKDGKIVFVGKGSSLRGLKAEEKIDARGKVAIPGLVNCHTHVAMTLFRGLAEDKPLNVWLREAIWPLEAKITVEDVYAGALLGCLEMLKSGTTCFADMYFYERAVAEAVRESGMRGVLAEGIIEAGNREMGEKMFNNSVGFAESFKGFADGRVTTMLAPHAAYSCSPELLRKVREKASELGVGVHIHLAESTDMFREFERVYGCSEVEFLRRLGFFEGHVLAAHCIDLSEADRRILAEHGVKVVHAPVANMKLGLNAARVKELMDLGVNVALGTDGPASNNALDMFETMKFAALLQKHVYRSPGILSAYEVLRMATLNGAKALGLEGVIGSLEVGKKADIVLVDLSKPHLRPLHDVYAVLVYSARGSDVDTVIVDGKILVENGRVLVLDEGAVMERAERCAADLLARKP from the coding sequence GTGGACCTTCTGATTTATGGATGCTATGTCTTGCCGATGAGCAGTAGAGTTGTGATTGAGGATGGAGCCATAGCCGTAAAGGATGGAAAAATAGTTTTTGTTGGAAAGGGTTCGTCTCTCCGTGGATTGAAGGCGGAGGAGAAAATTGACGCTAGGGGAAAGGTTGCAATTCCAGGTCTTGTGAACTGTCACACTCATGTGGCGATGACTCTTTTTCGAGGTTTGGCTGAGGACAAGCCTTTGAATGTTTGGCTGAGGGAGGCTATTTGGCCTTTAGAGGCGAAAATAACCGTGGAGGATGTTTATGCGGGGGCGCTTTTGGGCTGTTTGGAAATGTTGAAGAGCGGAACCACCTGTTTTGCTGACATGTATTTTTATGAAAGGGCCGTTGCAGAGGCTGTTCGTGAAAGCGGCATGAGAGGGGTTCTGGCAGAAGGCATTATTGAAGCTGGAAATAGGGAAATGGGCGAAAAAATGTTCAATAACAGCGTGGGTTTTGCGGAGAGCTTTAAAGGTTTTGCAGATGGAAGAGTGACCACCATGCTGGCCCCTCATGCCGCATACAGTTGTAGTCCGGAACTGCTCAGGAAAGTTAGGGAGAAAGCTTCCGAGCTTGGTGTGGGCGTTCATATTCATCTTGCGGAATCCACCGACATGTTTAGGGAGTTTGAAAGGGTTTACGGTTGTAGTGAAGTTGAGTTTCTCCGTAGGCTGGGGTTTTTTGAAGGGCATGTGCTTGCAGCCCACTGTATAGACTTGTCGGAGGCGGATAGGCGTATTTTGGCTGAACATGGCGTTAAGGTTGTCCATGCACCCGTTGCCAATATGAAGCTTGGCTTGAACGCGGCGAGGGTTAAGGAGCTTATGGATTTAGGTGTTAACGTGGCATTGGGCACAGATGGACCGGCCAGCAATAACGCTCTAGACATGTTTGAAACTATGAAGTTTGCCGCCTTGCTGCAGAAGCATGTTTATCGCAGTCCCGGAATCCTATCTGCCTACGAAGTTTTGAGGATGGCAACCTTAAATGGAGCCAAAGCCTTGGGGCTTGAAGGGGTTATAGGCTCATTGGAGGTTGGGAAAAAGGCGGACATAGTGCTTGTTGATCTTTCGAAGCCTCACCTTAGGCCCCTACATGATGTTTACGCCGTCTTAGTTTATTCAGCCCGTGGAAGCGATGTGGACACAGTCATAGTTGACGGGAAAATCCTTGTAGAAAACGGTAGGGTTCTAGTGTTGGATGAAGGGGCCGTGATGGAAAGGGCTGAAAGGTGCGCAGCGGATCTTCTTGCACGTAAACCTTAA
- a CDS encoding PadR family transcriptional regulator, with product MNSTKEVQVKLMKGLLDLIVLQFLSSQPMHGYQIITKIRKTFGVYFGPSTIYPLLNALERSGYVKSEWDMSNERPRKVYKLTAEGRNLLSYTEDSLNFICKKIGAAGISKEIAVEEGSAQPALHSLVKGGNGVKPRAPLLK from the coding sequence ATGAACAGCACTAAAGAGGTTCAGGTTAAGCTTATGAAGGGTCTCCTAGATCTGATTGTGCTTCAGTTTCTCAGCAGCCAGCCCATGCATGGCTATCAGATAATCACCAAGATCCGCAAAACTTTTGGTGTTTACTTTGGTCCAAGCACTATTTACCCGCTTCTGAATGCCCTGGAGAGAAGCGGCTACGTGAAGAGCGAGTGGGACATGAGTAATGAGAGGCCCCGGAAAGTGTATAAGCTCACGGCTGAGGGGCGGAATCTTTTGAGTTATACTGAGGACTCGTTGAACTTTATATGCAAGAAGATAGGGGCGGCGGGAATATCAAAGGAAATAGCCGTGGAGGAGGGTTCAGCTCAACCGGCGCTGCATTCTCTTGTTAAGGGCGGCAATGGCGTAAAACCTCGGGCCCCCCTCCTGAAGTAG